ATCGATCACCAGATCGTAGAGGAGCATGAAGAATCGACAAAGCCTTTTTTTATTGGTACGGTATTGTTGGGAGTGGTTTCGTTGATTACGTTGTTCTTACACAAGAAACAAAAGGCCTTTGCTTCAAAACTACATATTCCATTAGCCATCATGGCGATGGTTTTGGGCGTTTTTGCTTATCAGGCGGGAGTGAGTGGGGGTAAGATACGCAGGCCGGATTTAAGGGATGGAGCTGGCAGCATTCAGATGCAGCCGGCGAGGGAGCATGGGGAGGATTGAATTTGAATGGGTTAAAACCCATTCTTATTCAATAAATTCATCGCATTCATCCCGGAACGTGCTTTTGCTGTGATGCTCTTCCTGATTTTTTATGTATTCTCTGACTCGATCCAACAAGGATTCAGAAACAGAAGCTGCATAATATTCATCCTGCCATTCAAATTTTTCTTGGGTTAATTTATTTTTGTTTATCCAATAGGAAGATTCCCCTTTAATTAATTTCATTACATTTTGTAGGCTGTGATCTCCACTCATTGAAACTAGACAATGACAATGATCGGTATAGCCATTGATGAAATCAATGTAAATGCCTTTTTCCCGGGCATTTTCTCGGATGTGATTCCATACATTTAATCTTAATTCTTTGGAATGAAGATATGGGTATCTGTTTTTGGTACACCAGACAAAATGAATATAGACTTTTAAAAAGGATCAAATCAAAAATATGGGGAGAAATCAACTTTGACGTCAATTTTTAAATAAATTCACGGATTCAAAAAGCCCAAAATTATCCAATTGACTTTCACTTATTCCTAAGATTCATTGTTCTTTTTTGTCTTGATACAAAAAAGAACCAAAAAAAATCAAGGCTGTTTTCATTTCTTAACGCTAAAACTGACTTAAAAAGCTAAACAAAATAAACTCGCCTTGATCTGCCGTGTTGGCCCATTGCTTATATGTCATAAAGGATTTATTATAGCTTTAAGCGAGCTCAAACAGTATTTTGTTCTTAACGCTTTTTAAATCAGTTTTAGCTAAAATGAAAAAGGCCGATCTGAATTTCTGATCTGTTTACTAATTGGACATACTGATTTTATTTATTTCAGATACCAAAATTGCTTCATTTCAACTTAATCCCCATATATTTTACCTGACCCTTTAAAAAGGACATAGGGAGTTAGCAATAAAAAATTCGTTCTCGCGTCCCAAGTAAGGGCTGGATTCAAAGCTACAAAATTATCAAACAACAAGAAATTTTGATTTCATTTGCGATGAATAAGATTTTTTTAATAGATTCAATAGATTTTTTTAATGTCCGGATTTACCATCCACCTCCCCCATTTTCTATTGTAAACATGTATGTTATTTGTATTGGATCCGGTAACATCTACAACCGGATATCCCCGATTGACCCATTCGAAAATGCTGCCGTAAAGGTTGTACACATTTTGATATCCTGATTTGATGAGTTGTTCGCAAATTTTTTCACTTCGATAGCCTACTGAACAATAACAAACGATGCGGGCAGATTTGGGAATGTCTTTGACGGATTGCAAGTCGAAGGAATTGTAGCCAACCCATCGTGAATTTTTTAAGTGTGATACCTCGTACTCTTTGTATTCGCGGGTGTCGAGTATATAATATTGGTCTGCATGGTTGTATAAGTCAGCACAATCCAATTCAGGGACCAAGTGATCCAGCAAGGACTGAAGTTTCTTTTCGAAAGCAGGGTTGTGAACAATAACTTTTGTCTGTGCAGAAAGCGACAAAGAACAAGCGAACACACAAAAGGGAATTATAATTTTCATGACAGACAAACTGGTCCCGTTCCAACGAGATCCCTGATCAGTTTTCCCTCTGCAAGATATTCGGGCAGGCTTGATTCTATCCAGGATTCAATTTCTTCCTGATAACGCTGCGGAAAAAGTAGGTGGATGTTGGGTCCTGCATCTATTGTAAAGGCCAGCGGAATTTTTGTTTCGTTTCTGAAATTGCGGATGGCGTGGATGATACGTAAGGAATCGGGTTGCAACAACAGATAATATGGGTTTGAACTCATCATCAAGCCGTGCAGGGTCATGGCTTCTGTTTCACAGATCTGAATAAATTTTTCAAGATCGCCGGTTTTTAAAGCGGGCAATAATTCTTTCAAATGATGAAAAGCCTGTTCGATGCGGCCTTCTCTGAAAAAATGACGATTCATGAGATCGTGACCGGCCGATGAAGACACGGATTTTACTCCGCCACTCACGATGAAAATGTAATCGCAATAATTTTTAAATTCCACATGCACCTCGTCAGCCATTCCAATTCCAAATTCATCAGAACTGTCGTGCTGTTGCAAAAAATTTCCCCAAAGGCTGGCAACCGGAAACACAGATCTGCTTGCCGAGCCGGAACCCAGGCGTGCAAACCATGAACCCCGGCGAAAAAATTGAGAATCAGATATAAATGAATCAGGAAATAAGTGTTGTTCAAATGAAACAATGCATAAAGCAAGCGCACTCATCGCAGAAGCCGAGGAGGCAATACCCGAAGAATGCGGGAACGTATTCGCACTGTTGATTTCCAGGTGCCAATCCTTCAGCCATGGGAGGTAAATGTCCAGTTTATCTAAAAAAGATAGAATTTTTGGTTCGAATCCGGGTTTCGGTTTTCCTTCAAACAAAAATTGAAAACGCTTTTGCTCGTCCGGAGTTCTTTTTAACCAATGTACAGAGGTATTGGTATGACTTTCGGATAGTGTTAAACTTAAAGATGGATTCATGGGGATCTGGTCGGGCAGCTTTCCCCAATATTTGACGATGGCAATATTTGACGGACTGATCCACTGTGTTTTAATTGACATGGCTGTTGAGGTCTTTTTTCATATCGAATTCATCGAGAACGGCATCCATAACGGGATCCACCCCGTCTTTGTATTTTTCTTTGATCTTGTAACCGTTGAATTTTCCAATTTGATTGTAATAGAAAGCTGTAAATCCGCCGCGCAGTTCTTTTACGATTGAATGAAAGGATTTATCCAGTTCGCGTTCGACCATTTTGATCAGGATCAAACCCTGAGTTCGCGTCAGATTTTTTAAGGTGTTTTCGAACTGTTGCTCCAAGGCCTGATCGATTTGGTCGACAAATTTACGTTTTTCTTTATCAGTCATACCCGCCGTGGCTTCCTGTACCTGCTGGTATAGGCGCACAGAATGGGCTGCATAGGGGTAAACGACAAAAGCATAGCGGCGGTATTTTAAGTAGCGTTCCTGATCGGCAATCGAATCAAATTGTCTTAAGGGAAGTATGCCGGTTAAATCCAATAACGTGGTGAGTAAAGTATCGCCATCATCGATGCGCACTTCCGTTTCCATGCCGTTAATCCATGTATTGTACACAATGACGCTGTCTTTTTGCGCAAGGCAGCAGTTGAGGATTGAAAAACAAAACAATAGCAAACGAATCTGCATGTTTATAAAACGAAATTGTTGTGATTTGAGTTTATGGCATTTATGGATTTCAGGAATGGAGTCAAAGGTAGCTCTATAATGCACAGATCTGTCTTGAAATTTATACGAATCCAAACTCCGGTGAAAGGAATTGGGAGCAGAAATAGCCGGACTCCTTTTTGAACTTCGCCGAAATGAAAAATGCGCGGGGCTCTAATAAAGGAATGCAATAAGCGCACTTAAATTCTCTTAAAAAACGGAATTTGGCTACCAATCGCCCGTTTCCCTAAAATCTGTTCAAATAAGGGACACCCTGGATTGAACTCTTCCAAAATAACCGGGTTCGTCAATTATTTTGAGGCTTTTACATAATATTAAGCCAGATTCGCCCTCATATTAAACAAGGCTTTTATATATCATGGATGAAGTACACAAAGGCACTCTAAATTTGGACTTCGTAACAGATTTTTTAACAAAGACTTGAATTTTATGATGCATTCCAAAGCCCCGGCGATAGTCTCCAGGCTATCCCTGAAACTGATTTATTTTCTATTTCTCTTGTTGTGTTCAGAACTGATCTCGGCACAACAATTGCGGCTGGTCGGCCGTGTTATCGATGCCAGCAACAACACCGGATTGGAGGGCGTTGTGGTAAACCTAAAAAACAGTCTGGAAGGAACAACGACCAATACTTTAGGTGAATTTTCCTTATTGATCCGCGATAGTTTTCCTGCCATTTTACAGATCAGGTATACTGGTTATGAAGAGAAAGAGGTAGAACTTAGGTCTGCTGAATTTTTGCAGATTTCGCTGGAAGCAAAGAGAAATGAATTGGAAGAAGTGCTGGTTGTGAGTGGCTATACGGTTCAAAAGAAAAGTGAATTTTCAGGCGCCGTTGCAAACATCGACGTACAGAAAATTCAAAACAGACCTGCTGTGAGTTTTGATCAGTTACTGGGAGGACAGGCACCCGGTATCGATGTGTTGCAGCAAACGGGTGTACTCAACAACACGCCCGTGATGCGCATACGCGGGATCAACTCCATTACTTCGGGAATCTTTCCATTGGTCGTGGTGGATGGAGTAGCCATGTTTGTAGGTTCTATTGGCGGATTGATCGGCAACAATCCTTTGTCTGATTTAAATCCCAATGACATTCAATCTATAGACGTACTAAAAGACGCTTCAGCTGCCGCAATTTATGGATCCCGTGCAGCCAATGGAGTCATGGTTATCACTACTAAAAAAGGAAAGAAAGGACGGGTTCGCGTTCATTACGACAGCTGGTTAAGCAGAAGCACCCCTTACAATTTGCCAAAACTGTTAGGTGCAGAAGATTATGTGATGATCAAAAATGAAGCGATGAAAAATGCCGGCTTACAACCCGGATATGCCTTGATGTACAATCCAGATAGCAGCATTGTAAATACCAGTTGGTACGATGTAGCATACAGGCCGGGAATTTCACACAGTCATAACCTGAGTGTTTCGGGAGCCAATAATACGACTCAGTATTTTTTCTCGTTTGGATACACCAATCAAAACAGCTTTATCAGGTATAATGAATACGAACGGTATTCAGCCAGATTGAATATCGAAAATAAACTCAATGAGTACCTCAGCGTGGGAGCCTTTGCAACGTATGCAAATGGATTCAACAAAGGGCCCAATACCGGAGCCATCTCGAGTTATTCTCTGGGTACTTCTTCCTATAATTCAGAATATATTACCAACGAGCCTCTGGGTAGGATGACCTATGTATTACCGCCAAATGTTCCGGTATATCGCAGCGATGGTTCGTACAGTTACCAAAACAAGATCAGCGTAGGTTATGGTGCCAACAATCCCAGCACTATTGGAACCATCAATGCATACAATTTGGCCATGGTCCAAAAACTCGATGTCAGCACATCAGAGAACAACACCCTGATCGGAAATTTTTACTGCGAATGGAGACTGTTGAAAAATCTAAAACTTAAATCGAGTTATGGAATCAATAATTTGCAGACAGAAAATATTTCTTTTCTGAATCCGGTGCATGGAGGCGGTGCATCTTCTAATGGTGTGGCAACCAACGTATTTACCACACATTATCGCACCGATTGGGTCAATACTTTAAATTACGAATTTGATTTGAATGATGCCCATCACCTTACGGTACTTGCCGGATACGAGCAATTGAAAACCAAAATTAACTCCTGGGGGGCACAACGCAGCAATATTACCGATCCTTACTATGAGAACTACCAGGGTGGATTTGTAAATATTTCACCCTATGGAAATTTATTTGCGGAAAACAGATTGTTGTCCTATTTCTCCAACATGACGTATGACTTTGATAAAAAATATTTTTTCACATTTAATTTCCGGAGAGACGGTTTGTCTGCTTTAGCGGAAGGAAATGAGTTTGGAAACTTTATGGGCGGGTCCATTGGATGGAATGTGGCCAAAGAAAACTTTTTTCAAAACAGTTCGATCAGGAATGTTTTAGATCAATTCAGAATTCGTGCAAGCTATGGTGTTGTTGGAAACAGCGAAATCGGCAATTATCCTGCAGTCGGTTTATACGGATCCAATACTTACGGAGGACAGCCCACTTTGATTTATTCGCAAACAGCCAATCCGAACTTAAAGTGGGAGGCCAGCACCAAACTCGATTTGGGCTTCAATGCAAGTTTGTGGGGAGGGAAACTGCAACTCGAATTTGATTATTACAGAAATGACATCAGCGATCTGATCCTCAAAGCTCCACAGGCATTGTCGGCAGGAATTCCCGGAAACTTTATCAATACGAATGTGGGAAATATGTACAATACCGGGATCGAATTGTCATTGGGAACCAATCTTCTGAATAAAGGAAGTTTTCATTGGGATGTAGATTTGAATTTTTCTACCCTCACCAACAAGGTGACGAAATTAATCAGTGATATTTATGTTCCCAGCATTTTTGGAGTGCAAAATATGACCCGTGAAGGATATTCCGTAGGATCGATTTTTGCGGTTCCCTGGAAGGGAGTAAATCCCGATAACGGTTTAATGATGTTTCAAAACCGCGAAGGAAAGACAGTTCAGTACAATCACATCGGTTCGCCAAAATGGACTTATCTGGATGGAACTCCTGCGCCGGCCATCGACAATTATCTGGACGGGGTCATCCAGGGACCTTCTTTGCCCAAATACTTTGGAGGATTTAACAACACGTTCCGATACAAGCAATTTGAACTGCTGGTCAATCTGACCTATGCATTTGGTCACCTGTTATACAATGGAACCCGGGCTACCAATTCAGATCAGCGTTATTTTAACAACGGTGAATTTATCAAAGAGCGATGGACGACCCCGGGTCAGCAAACAGAAATTCAAAAACTGTATTACGGCGATAATGTTTCTGCGGGATTTTCTTTTTCAGCGGCATCGAAAGTAGAAAAAGGCGATTATGTCAAACTAAAAAACATCACACTGGCTTATGAACTGCCCTTGAAAAAATTAGGACTGGAAAATAAAATCAGTTCAGCCCGTGCTTTTGTGCAGGCTGTAAATTTATATACCATAACGGGATACCGGGGTTCGGATCCCGAGATCAGTATCAATGGCAACTCCATTCATTCGGGAAAGGATCAAAATGTGTCTCCCAATGCTCAGGTGTTTTCTATTGGATTGAATGTTGGATTTTAAATACTAACAATTGTTTGTTTTATTAATATAAGAATTTCAAAAAAAAATGAAAATTACTACCATTGCGATCATACTTGTTTCGGGTTTGTTTTTGTGGTCATCCTGTGAAAAAGATTTTCTGGATGTCGATCCCAAAACCAACATACCAGATGCGGAAGCGTTCAGTACGCCATCTAAAATTCTGGCTCAAGTCAATAATTTATACGGACAAATTCAAAATCCCAATTTTTATGGCGGGAGGTTTATCGTGTTCAACGAACAACGCGCAGATGAGTTCGGACAAAACGATGGAAACGCTGCAACGGGTTCTGCCATCTGGAATCAAAATGCAGCATCGACCAGCGAATACATTAACAACGTATGGTCAGCTGCTTATACAGCCATCAATGCCGCCAACATCCTGATGGCGCAATTGGAAAACACGAGTGTAATTCCCGATAGTCTTGCTCAATTATATATTGGAGAGGCCAAATATATCAGGGCTTTTTGTTTTCTGAATCTGGTTCAAACCTATGCCAAGCCATACAATCAGGATAAAACAGCGCTGGGAGTTCCTTTGCGATTGACTCCTATTACTTCATCCGGGCACAATGACCTGGTGAGAAGTCCTGTAGAAGAGGTTTACCTGCAAGTCATCAAAGATCTGGACGAAGCAGAAGCGGCACTTCCGGTTGCTTATGCCACTTCCGTATTGAATGCTTCAAGAGCGCATAAAGCCACCGCAATTGCCTTGAAAACCAGAGTTTTTCTCAACATGGCTGAGTTTACCAAAGTAATAGCAGAGGCACAAAAGCTGGTCCCATTGAATCCTCCTTTCTTATATCAATCCGGGAACATAACCCATCAGCTGGAAAGTTCAATTGCAAATGTTTTTACTTCCAATTATACCGGACCGGAGACCTTGTTTTCCATCATATTTGCAAACAGCACCACGGAAACACCTCCGGCTCAGTTTGCATTAGCTTTTAATTACATCACGCAACCCATTATATTTCTTGCCAAAGAAGGCATTGGTTATCATCCCGTGATGAGTGATCCGGAGGATGCCAGGTCTTTGCTGACATCAATAAATGTGGCCAAGCATAAAATCCTGACTAAATTCAGAACAACGACGGCTCCATTCAGCGATTATATTCCGGTGATCCGGTATGCGGAAGTTATGTTGAATTATGCAGAAGCTGCAGCGCAAACAGGAGATCTGGATCAGGCTAAAAAACTACTAACAAGTGTTAGGCAACGTTCGAATCCTAATTATCAGTTTGCTGATGCGGACGTCGATACAAAAGATAAATTGTTGCAGACAATAATAACTGAGCGACGTATAGAATTTCTGGGAGAAGGGATAAGATTGCAGGATTTGCAGCGCAATGTAATGGCTTTAGCTGCCAAGACAGGAAGTATTGGCAAAGCTCCCGAAGTGCTTCCTACTGCAAAAAATTACATTTGGCCGATTCCAAGCGGAGAGTTGAGCACGAATAAATTGTGCGTTCCGAATTGAACGGGAATTGATATTTGGTTGTAAGGTATATTGCTTTGTTTAGTTCAAGAAAAGGAATGTGATTCATGCTGCTCTAAAATCCGAATGTACATTTTTTGTTTCCCGTACCTGCCTGAATTAAATGATCCAACTTAATTTTTAAAATCCGGTCGTTCAGGCGGGAAAGGTGCAGAGAATTTTTGATGTGCTTCTTATCTCCGTTTTGAAAATTTTGCGCTCTTTGCGGTTAAACACGGGACATCATATTTTGCTCAACTCACTTTTAGGAAAATGTAGCTTTTCTCAAATTAAACCCGGAATTCCAATAAGAATTGTTTTATATACTCGTCGAACAATTCCTGCTGGTAAAATTCAACTTCGATGGGAATGGCATATACATCGATGTTATGTTTTTCAAAAAAGTCCTCAAACAATTTAAGCCGGGTGGCATCTTTTTCAGTAGTCAAAACCATTTTGTTTGAATGGCTGATCCTGTTGTATTTCTCGACCAGGCCATTCAGTTCGGTTTCCGTAAAAAAGTGATGGTCTTCGAAGAGGATGCTATTCAATCCTGCAACCCGCTCATTGAGATAGGATTCGAGGTATTCAGATTGGGCTATGGCACTGATGAGGGTAACTTCTAAACCAGGATTGAGTTTGTATTTAATTTCGGGTTTGAAAATGTGGTAGGGTTCTCCGTATTTTATTTTTGAGAAAAAGAGTTTTTGGTTATTGTTTAAACGCAGGTCTGATCTGAATTTTTCAAAATCCTGTTCAGTTAAATGATCTGGGCATTTGCTTGCAATGACCACGTCGGCGCGTGCTGCACCATAACTCCACTCTCTCAGTCTTCCACTTGGCATAAGATGATCGCGCGTATATGGTCGTGAAAATTCAGTGAGTAAAATATTCAGTGAACATTTCACTTCGAGATGTTGAAATGCATCGTCCAATACAATCAATTGAAGATCCGGAATTTCCCGGATCATTCGCGGTATCCCTAGTGCGCGATTTTCGGCAACGGCAACGGCTACGTCCGGAAATTTACTTTTGATCTGTGCAGGTTCATCGCCTACTTCCAGGGCATTACTGCCTGCCTCCACCCAATAGAATCCCATGGTTTTTCGTTTGTATCCCCGGCTCAGCACGCCCACTTCCAGATAATCTTTCAACAGCCGGACCAGATATTCAACATGAGGAGATTTTCCGGTGCCGCCCACGCTGAGATTACCTATACAAACGACGGGAAAACTGAATTTGACGGATTTAAGAATGCCGGAAAAATAGAGTGCCTGATAGATGCTGACCCCCAATCCATAAAGGAATGAAAAGGGAAGCAACAGGAATTTTAGTAGCTTGATCAATGTCTGTATTATTAAAACGCATACAGGTAACTCAGCATGGGCAATGCAATGGTCGCATTGCTCGACACGCTTCGTAAACCTGGTTTTTTCTCTGTTTTCTCAATATCTGACAAACCATAATCGGCCTGTAACATGAACCTGAAAGCGTGTGATCCGGTTTGATATTCGGCTCCCAATCCGGCAACAAATTCGATACCTGTGGACACATAATAATTTTTTGCATCCTTCAAAACAGAACTGTAAATACCAAAAAAATTCTCTCTTGAACTTTTCGCGTCTGAAAGTAATGAAATTTGTAAGCCACCCTGAACGATCCATCCGATTTTGGAATCAGGCTTAGGCCGGAAACTCAATAGAAGCGGAATCTTCAGATAATTCAATTCTGTTTCATAGTCTGCATCTTCGTTTCCTGCGGTTTCGTAATTCTGGCCCTGCAACGAATAGCTGATACCGGTTTGTAAATTCAACTTCGAGTTTAATTTATAGCCAAGAATCAGTCCGATGGCCGGCTTAAAAGTTGCAACATAATCGAGTTCGCCACCTTGATCAAAATCGTCGCTGTTTAAAATCCAGGTGTTTTGGTAAGCCACCCGGGCTCCGGCAAACCAGTTTGAATTTTGTGACTGCAGACAAGTCAAACTACCATAAATTAAAATCAGGCAAAGAGCACATCTCATAGTTAAAAATTTTGAAAATTAATAAATGACTTGATCTGAATTTGCTGAATTACCACTTTTTAGAATGGTGCTGCCAATCATGCAGTTTGTACATCTCTTAGGAACACAATAATTCTGGTAAAGTTGTATACCGGCCTGACTGTGTCCTGCATGATTTAGTGCAAAGTTATAACTTTTCCACAATTGGGTGATCCGGTTGGATTCTGCTTTTAGTTCTTCCATAAAACGCAAGGCTTTCAGTTTGAACTTTTCCTCAGCATGTATTTGTCCATATGCAAACAGAACCGGACATGCTGCATTGATAAAAATACTGTGCAAAGTGTGGATGCCCAAATCTTGGTTTGGTATCCTCTTGTATTTTTTACCGGGATGGTAATGTGTTTTCCAATAACCATCTAATTCAACGCTAAAAAACTGGCAAAACCGACGAAGGCTTTCGAAGTTCAGTAGCTGTGAAAACCAGTGGTCCCTATTGTGTAACAAAGCTGCAAGTTGGGCCAAGCGCAATCCGGGAAAATGCGCGGGGCGCATCCTAAGAAATTTCCATTCAACCGGATTTATAATATGCAACTGATGTTTTTTTAGCATAAAATCAAATTCAGTTTTAAGTCCCGCAGTATAATTATCGGGGGCTTGCCCGTTTAAAAAACCAGCAACACCAAACAGCAGTGCTTCAGTCAGAAATTTATCGTGTTTGTATTTAGAGAGCAATGCATAAGGAATATGCTGCATCAACGATTCCATGGCTTTTCTGTTTACGGGAGAGACGAGATAATAAGCAAATTTCCGGAAGAACAAAGCTTCCCAATCGTATTGAATGTTGTTCAATTCATTCATAGTAACTGTAGTTTTGTTTTCAAACCGTTCGATCATGAGTTTTTCCAGCATGATATTTTTAATTTCCTGAGGAATGTTGTGTAAATGTTCGTGACAGGGAACAGGTAATACCGAATTCATCAGCCTTTCGTATTGGGTACACATTTCAGTTGGCAGATAATTTTTAATTTCAAGGCATGCCATCTGAGACCCGTTTATAAATATTTCTTTATCTGCTTCCCAAACAACATGCAGTATCACATTTTTATAATGTGGATCATCTTCGTGCCCATGTGCATTCCAATCGGAAGAACGAATGTGGATTTCGACATGCCCGATCCATATAATTCCGCCGATTTCCACTTTTGCATAAAGAAAATCAGGACCCTGATTCAGGTTATGCTGACCTGCGGCCAGTATCTTCAATGGTTCTCTACGGGTGGTGTGAAGTTGGTAGGTTGTGAGTATTTTCAAACCCCAGAAATAATGGAGCAGGTCTTCTTTCATAGTGCTTCTATTTAGGGAAGCACGTTTATCAAGAAGAACTTTTATATTTTTTGGTAAATGTCGAATTGATGCCCGAGTTGATTTTTCGCATCGAC
The DNA window shown above is from Saprospiraceae bacterium and carries:
- a CDS encoding PorT family protein; this encodes MRCALCLILIYGSLTCLQSQNSNWFAGARVAYQNTWILNSDDFDQGGELDYVATFKPAIGLILGYKLNSKLNLQTGISYSLQGQNYETAGNEDADYETELNYLKIPLLLSFRPKPDSKIGWIVQGGLQISLLSDAKSSRENFFGIYSSVLKDAKNYYVSTGIEFVAGLGAEYQTGSHAFRFMLQADYGLSDIEKTEKKPGLRSVSSNATIALPMLSYLYAF
- the lpxK gene encoding tetraacyldisaccharide 4'-kinase is translated as MIKLLKFLLLPFSFLYGLGVSIYQALYFSGILKSVKFSFPVVCIGNLSVGGTGKSPHVEYLVRLLKDYLEVGVLSRGYKRKTMGFYWVEAGSNALEVGDEPAQIKSKFPDVAVAVAENRALGIPRMIREIPDLQLIVLDDAFQHLEVKCSLNILLTEFSRPYTRDHLMPSGRLREWSYGAARADVVIASKCPDHLTEQDFEKFRSDLRLNNNQKLFFSKIKYGEPYHIFKPEIKYKLNPGLEVTLISAIAQSEYLESYLNERVAGLNSILFEDHHFFTETELNGLVEKYNRISHSNKMVLTTEKDATRLKLFEDFFEKHNIDVYAIPIEVEFYQQELFDEYIKQFLLEFRV
- the tnpA gene encoding IS200/IS605 family transposase — its product is MHFVWCTKNRYPYLHSKELRLNVWNHIRENAREKGIYIDFINGYTDHCHCLVSMSGDHSLQNVMKLIKGESSYWINKNKLTQEKFEWQDEYYAASVSESLLDRVREYIKNQEEHHSKSTFRDECDEFIE
- a CDS encoding RagB/SusD family nutrient uptake outer membrane protein, which produces MKITTIAIILVSGLFLWSSCEKDFLDVDPKTNIPDAEAFSTPSKILAQVNNLYGQIQNPNFYGGRFIVFNEQRADEFGQNDGNAATGSAIWNQNAASTSEYINNVWSAAYTAINAANILMAQLENTSVIPDSLAQLYIGEAKYIRAFCFLNLVQTYAKPYNQDKTALGVPLRLTPITSSGHNDLVRSPVEEVYLQVIKDLDEAEAALPVAYATSVLNASRAHKATAIALKTRVFLNMAEFTKVIAEAQKLVPLNPPFLYQSGNITHQLESSIANVFTSNYTGPETLFSIIFANSTTETPPAQFALAFNYITQPIIFLAKEGIGYHPVMSDPEDARSLLTSINVAKHKILTKFRTTTAPFSDYIPVIRYAEVMLNYAEAAAQTGDLDQAKKLLTSVRQRSNPNYQFADADVDTKDKLLQTIITERRIEFLGEGIRLQDLQRNVMALAAKTGSIGKAPEVLPTAKNYIWPIPSGELSTNKLCVPN
- a CDS encoding rhodanese-like domain-containing protein, coding for MKIIIPFCVFACSLSLSAQTKVIVHNPAFEKKLQSLLDHLVPELDCADLYNHADQYYILDTREYKEYEVSHLKNSRWVGYNSFDLQSVKDIPKSARIVCYCSVGYRSEKICEQLIKSGYQNVYNLYGSIFEWVNRGYPVVDVTGSNTNNIHVYNRKWGRWMVNPDIKKIY
- a CDS encoding SusC/RagA family TonB-linked outer membrane protein, translated to MMHSKAPAIVSRLSLKLIYFLFLLLCSELISAQQLRLVGRVIDASNNTGLEGVVVNLKNSLEGTTTNTLGEFSLLIRDSFPAILQIRYTGYEEKEVELRSAEFLQISLEAKRNELEEVLVVSGYTVQKKSEFSGAVANIDVQKIQNRPAVSFDQLLGGQAPGIDVLQQTGVLNNTPVMRIRGINSITSGIFPLVVVDGVAMFVGSIGGLIGNNPLSDLNPNDIQSIDVLKDASAAAIYGSRAANGVMVITTKKGKKGRVRVHYDSWLSRSTPYNLPKLLGAEDYVMIKNEAMKNAGLQPGYALMYNPDSSIVNTSWYDVAYRPGISHSHNLSVSGANNTTQYFFSFGYTNQNSFIRYNEYERYSARLNIENKLNEYLSVGAFATYANGFNKGPNTGAISSYSLGTSSYNSEYITNEPLGRMTYVLPPNVPVYRSDGSYSYQNKISVGYGANNPSTIGTINAYNLAMVQKLDVSTSENNTLIGNFYCEWRLLKNLKLKSSYGINNLQTENISFLNPVHGGGASSNGVATNVFTTHYRTDWVNTLNYEFDLNDAHHLTVLAGYEQLKTKINSWGAQRSNITDPYYENYQGGFVNISPYGNLFAENRLLSYFSNMTYDFDKKYFFTFNFRRDGLSALAEGNEFGNFMGGSIGWNVAKENFFQNSSIRNVLDQFRIRASYGVVGNSEIGNYPAVGLYGSNTYGGQPTLIYSQTANPNLKWEASTKLDLGFNASLWGGKLQLEFDYYRNDISDLILKAPQALSAGIPGNFINTNVGNMYNTGIELSLGTNLLNKGSFHWDVDLNFSTLTNKVTKLISDIYVPSIFGVQNMTREGYSVGSIFAVPWKGVNPDNGLMMFQNREGKTVQYNHIGSPKWTYLDGTPAPAIDNYLDGVIQGPSLPKYFGGFNNTFRYKQFELLVNLTYAFGHLLYNGTRATNSDQRYFNNGEFIKERWTTPGQQTEIQKLYYGDNVSAGFSFSAASKVEKGDYVKLKNITLAYELPLKKLGLENKISSARAFVQAVNLYTITGYRGSDPEISINGNSIHSGKDQNVSPNAQVFSIGLNVGF
- a CDS encoding diphosphomevalonate decarboxylase, translated to MSIKTQWISPSNIAIVKYWGKLPDQIPMNPSLSLTLSESHTNTSVHWLKRTPDEQKRFQFLFEGKPKPGFEPKILSFLDKLDIYLPWLKDWHLEINSANTFPHSSGIASSASAMSALALCIVSFEQHLFPDSFISDSQFFRRGSWFARLGSGSASRSVFPVASLWGNFLQQHDSSDEFGIGMADEVHVEFKNYCDYIFIVSGGVKSVSSSAGHDLMNRHFFREGRIEQAFHHLKELLPALKTGDLEKFIQICETEAMTLHGLMMSSNPYYLLLQPDSLRIIHAIRNFRNETKIPLAFTIDAGPNIHLLFPQRYQEEIESWIESSLPEYLAEGKLIRDLVGTGPVCLS
- a CDS encoding DUF2851 family protein is translated as MKEDLLHYFWGLKILTTYQLHTTRREPLKILAAGQHNLNQGPDFLYAKVEIGGIIWIGHVEIHIRSSDWNAHGHEDDPHYKNVILHVVWEADKEIFINGSQMACLEIKNYLPTEMCTQYERLMNSVLPVPCHEHLHNIPQEIKNIMLEKLMIERFENKTTVTMNELNNIQYDWEALFFRKFAYYLVSPVNRKAMESLMQHIPYALLSKYKHDKFLTEALLFGVAGFLNGQAPDNYTAGLKTEFDFMLKKHQLHIINPVEWKFLRMRPAHFPGLRLAQLAALLHNRDHWFSQLLNFESLRRFCQFFSVELDGYWKTHYHPGKKYKRIPNQDLGIHTLHSIFINAACPVLFAYGQIHAEEKFKLKALRFMEELKAESNRITQLWKSYNFALNHAGHSQAGIQLYQNYCVPKRCTNCMIGSTILKSGNSANSDQVIY
- a CDS encoding DUF4294 domain-containing protein; amino-acid sequence: MHYRATFDSIPEIHKCHKLKSQQFRFINMQIRLLLFCFSILNCCLAQKDSVIVYNTWINGMETEVRIDDGDTLLTTLLDLTGILPLRQFDSIADQERYLKYRRYAFVVYPYAAHSVRLYQQVQEATAGMTDKEKRKFVDQIDQALEQQFENTLKNLTRTQGLILIKMVERELDKSFHSIVKELRGGFTAFYYNQIGKFNGYKIKEKYKDGVDPVMDAVLDEFDMKKDLNSHVN